A genome region from Mercenaria mercenaria strain notata chromosome 11, MADL_Memer_1, whole genome shotgun sequence includes the following:
- the LOC123532989 gene encoding uncharacterized protein LOC123532989 — MQEKTLSMIHGVSFIKAACLAVTFCPFFVDSRAARKTRFVVDSQCHPLPAPAHGTIVCGEGFPFYSCTAHCDAGYQFPSGNSSVKLECDQMFGEWFDPPGRNIPNCVLDNKCHPLPAPAHGRIACGAGFPFYSCTAHCDAGYQFLSGNSSVKLECDQMFGEWFDPPGRNIPNCVLNSKCHPLPAPAHGRIACGAGFPFYSCTASCYAGYQFPSGKTSDKRECDQMFGEYFDPPGKNIPDCVRKWLLSY, encoded by the exons ATGCAGGAGAAGACCTTGTCAATGATACACGGTGTTTCATTCATCAAGGCGGCATGCCTTGCGGTGACTTTTTGCCCATTTTTTGTTGATTCAAG GGCTGCAAGAAAAACACGATTCGTAG TTGACAGCCAGTGTCATCCATTACCTGCCCCAGCTCACGGAACCATAGTATGCGGAGAGGGATTTCCATTCTA CTCATGTACAGCGCATTGCGATGCCGGGTACCAGTTTCCATCTGGAAATAGTTCAGTCAAACTAGAATGTGATCAGATGTTCGGAGAATGGTTTGATCCTCCCGGAAGGAACATTCCAAACTGTGTCT TAGACAATAAGTGTCACCCATTGCCTGCCCCAGCTCATGGAAGAATAGCATGTGGAGCCGGGTTTCCATTCTA CTCATGTACAGCGCATTGCGATGCAGGGTACCAATTTCTATCTGGAAATAGTTCAGTCAAACTAGAATGTGATCAGATGTTCGGAGAATGGTTTGATCCTCCCGGAAGGAACATTCCAAACTGTGTCT TAAACAGTAAGTGTCACCCATTGCCTGCCCCAGCTCATGGAAGAATAGCATGTGGAGCGGGATTTCCATTCTA CTCGTGTACAGCGTCTTGTTATGCAGGGTACCAGTTTCCGTCAGGAAAGACTTCAGACAAACGGGAATGTGATCAGATGTTCGGAGAGTATTTTGATCCTCCCGGCAAGAACATTCCAGACTGTGTCCGTAAGTGGTTACTATCATATTGA